Proteins encoded within one genomic window of Brassica rapa cultivar Chiifu-401-42 chromosome A09, CAAS_Brap_v3.01, whole genome shotgun sequence:
- the LOC117128083 gene encoding B3 domain-containing protein REM7-like isoform X2 has product MVPIPYLKSPNQTRFPLIFGKPFPLSTLRRHNRGRSPLPPPATANSTEEETPDQQRPIPPIATQPKMVQPQEPHFFQPLLPGFQTHLTIPIVFFSKHIQGKTNGNTWTLTSDAMDQTWQVIQEERRLTRGWKEFAEAHDLRIGDIVIFKLKGSMVFHVTPFGPSCCDIQYTYPNSMEEAHDHQNNRTGARFSYSWDYCFKAEVTDSNVREDKLVSETSVLLCTYTSLCCSDTYVYVLLLQNLPVGATGCNALNKECKKAKLVNIEGKAWNVSMRFNESGGFYYIKGWRKFCAENKCHIGDSFVFNVVGDGNTLPLMCVCSPSKECLKSAGDIASSSRVN; this is encoded by the exons ATGGTACCAATTCCCTATCTTAAATCCCCAAACCAGACCCGATTCCCTCTCATTTTCGGGAAGCCCTTCCCTCTCTCGACACTTCGGCGACACAACCGAGGGAGATCCCCGCTACCCCCACCAGCGACGGCCAATTCCACCGAAGAGGAGACTCCTGACCAGCAACGGCCAATCCCACCGATAGCGACACAACCGAAG ATGGTGCAACCGCAAGAACCTCATTTCTTCCAACCTTTGCTTCCTGGATTCCAGACTCACTTG ACAATACCCATTGTATTTTTCTCCAAGCACATCCAAGGGAAGACGAATGGGAACACATGGACACTAACATCCGACGCTATGGATCAAACATGGCAAGTGATACAAGAAGAGAGGCGACTCACCCGAGGTTGGAAGGAGTTCGCTGAGGCACATGACCTTCGAATAGGAgacattgtcatcttcaaacTCAAAGGTTCCATGGTCTTTCACGTCACTCCCTTTGGTCCGAGCTGCTGTGACATCCAGTACACATATCCCAACTCAATGGAAGAAGCCCATGACCACCAGAACAATA GAACAGGGGCTAGGTTTTCTTACTCGTGGGACTACTGTTTTAAGGCTGAGGTCACGGATTCTAATGTCCGTGAAGACAAACTTGTGAGTGAAACGAGTGTTCTTTTGTGTACTTACACATCTTTATGTTGTTCTGACACATATGTTTATGTTCTTTTGTTGCAGAATCTCCCTGTGGGGGCTACTGGTTGTAATGCTCTGAACAAAGAATGCAAGAAGGCGAAACTAGTGAACATAGAGGGAAAGGCGTGGAATGTGTCAATGCGATTTAACGAATCAGGCGGCTTCTACTACATCAAAGGGTGGAGAAAGTTCTGTGCTGAAAACAAATGCCACATTGGAGACAGCTTTGTCTTCAATGTGGTTGGAGATGGGAACACTTTGCCATTGATGTGTGTCTGTTCTCCAAGTAAGGAGTGTCTTAAATCTGCAGGTGACATTGCTTCTTCCTCCCGGGTGAACTAG
- the LOC117128083 gene encoding B3 domain-containing protein REM7-like isoform X4: MVPIPYLKSPNQTRFPLIFGKPFPLSTLRRHNRGRSPLPPPATANSTEEETPDQQRPIPPIATQPKMVQPQEPHFFQPLLPGFQTHLTIPIVFFSKHIQGKTNGNTWTLTSDAMDQTWQVIQEERRLTRGWKEFAEAHDLRIGDIVIFKLKGSMVFHVTPFGPSCCDIQYTYPNSMEEAHDHQNNRTGARFSYSWDYCFKAEVTDSNVREDKLNLPVGATGCNALNKECKKAKLVNIEGKAWNVSMRFNESGGFYYIKGWRKFCAENKCHIGDSFVFNVVGDGNTLPLMCVCSPSKECLKSAGDIASSSRVN, from the exons ATGGTACCAATTCCCTATCTTAAATCCCCAAACCAGACCCGATTCCCTCTCATTTTCGGGAAGCCCTTCCCTCTCTCGACACTTCGGCGACACAACCGAGGGAGATCCCCGCTACCCCCACCAGCGACGGCCAATTCCACCGAAGAGGAGACTCCTGACCAGCAACGGCCAATCCCACCGATAGCGACACAACCGAAG ATGGTGCAACCGCAAGAACCTCATTTCTTCCAACCTTTGCTTCCTGGATTCCAGACTCACTTG ACAATACCCATTGTATTTTTCTCCAAGCACATCCAAGGGAAGACGAATGGGAACACATGGACACTAACATCCGACGCTATGGATCAAACATGGCAAGTGATACAAGAAGAGAGGCGACTCACCCGAGGTTGGAAGGAGTTCGCTGAGGCACATGACCTTCGAATAGGAgacattgtcatcttcaaacTCAAAGGTTCCATGGTCTTTCACGTCACTCCCTTTGGTCCGAGCTGCTGTGACATCCAGTACACATATCCCAACTCAATGGAAGAAGCCCATGACCACCAGAACAATA GAACAGGGGCTAGGTTTTCTTACTCGTGGGACTACTGTTTTAAGGCTGAGGTCACGGATTCTAATGTCCGTGAAGACAAACTT AATCTCCCTGTGGGGGCTACTGGTTGTAATGCTCTGAACAAAGAATGCAAGAAGGCGAAACTAGTGAACATAGAGGGAAAGGCGTGGAATGTGTCAATGCGATTTAACGAATCAGGCGGCTTCTACTACATCAAAGGGTGGAGAAAGTTCTGTGCTGAAAACAAATGCCACATTGGAGACAGCTTTGTCTTCAATGTGGTTGGAGATGGGAACACTTTGCCATTGATGTGTGTCTGTTCTCCAAGTAAGGAGTGTCTTAAATCTGCAGGTGACATTGCTTCTTCCTCCCGGGTGAACTAG
- the LOC117128083 gene encoding B3 domain-containing protein REM7-like isoform X3, with protein MVPIPYLKSPNQTRFPLIFGKPFPLSTLRRHNRGRSPLPPPATANSTEEETPDQQRPIPPIATQPKMVQPQEPHFFQPLLPGFQTHLTIPIVFFSKHIQGKTNGNTWTLTSDAMDQTWQVIQEERRLTRGWKEFAEAHDLRIGDIVIFKLKGSMVFHVTPFGPSCCDIQYTYPNSMEEAHDHQNNTGTGARFSYSWDYCFKAEVTDSNVREDKLNLPVGATGCNALNKECKKAKLVNIEGKAWNVSMRFNESGGFYYIKGWRKFCAENKCHIGDSFVFNVVGDGNTLPLMCVCSPSKECLKSAGDIASSSRVN; from the exons ATGGTACCAATTCCCTATCTTAAATCCCCAAACCAGACCCGATTCCCTCTCATTTTCGGGAAGCCCTTCCCTCTCTCGACACTTCGGCGACACAACCGAGGGAGATCCCCGCTACCCCCACCAGCGACGGCCAATTCCACCGAAGAGGAGACTCCTGACCAGCAACGGCCAATCCCACCGATAGCGACACAACCGAAG ATGGTGCAACCGCAAGAACCTCATTTCTTCCAACCTTTGCTTCCTGGATTCCAGACTCACTTG ACAATACCCATTGTATTTTTCTCCAAGCACATCCAAGGGAAGACGAATGGGAACACATGGACACTAACATCCGACGCTATGGATCAAACATGGCAAGTGATACAAGAAGAGAGGCGACTCACCCGAGGTTGGAAGGAGTTCGCTGAGGCACATGACCTTCGAATAGGAgacattgtcatcttcaaacTCAAAGGTTCCATGGTCTTTCACGTCACTCCCTTTGGTCCGAGCTGCTGTGACATCCAGTACACATATCCCAACTCAATGGAAGAAGCCCATGACCACCAGAACAATA CAGGAACAGGGGCTAGGTTTTCTTACTCGTGGGACTACTGTTTTAAGGCTGAGGTCACGGATTCTAATGTCCGTGAAGACAAACTT AATCTCCCTGTGGGGGCTACTGGTTGTAATGCTCTGAACAAAGAATGCAAGAAGGCGAAACTAGTGAACATAGAGGGAAAGGCGTGGAATGTGTCAATGCGATTTAACGAATCAGGCGGCTTCTACTACATCAAAGGGTGGAGAAAGTTCTGTGCTGAAAACAAATGCCACATTGGAGACAGCTTTGTCTTCAATGTGGTTGGAGATGGGAACACTTTGCCATTGATGTGTGTCTGTTCTCCAAGTAAGGAGTGTCTTAAATCTGCAGGTGACATTGCTTCTTCCTCCCGGGTGAACTAG
- the LOC117128083 gene encoding B3 domain-containing protein REM7-like isoform X1: MVPIPYLKSPNQTRFPLIFGKPFPLSTLRRHNRGRSPLPPPATANSTEEETPDQQRPIPPIATQPKMVQPQEPHFFQPLLPGFQTHLTIPIVFFSKHIQGKTNGNTWTLTSDAMDQTWQVIQEERRLTRGWKEFAEAHDLRIGDIVIFKLKGSMVFHVTPFGPSCCDIQYTYPNSMEEAHDHQNNTGTGARFSYSWDYCFKAEVTDSNVREDKLVSETSVLLCTYTSLCCSDTYVYVLLLQNLPVGATGCNALNKECKKAKLVNIEGKAWNVSMRFNESGGFYYIKGWRKFCAENKCHIGDSFVFNVVGDGNTLPLMCVCSPSKECLKSAGDIASSSRVN; encoded by the exons ATGGTACCAATTCCCTATCTTAAATCCCCAAACCAGACCCGATTCCCTCTCATTTTCGGGAAGCCCTTCCCTCTCTCGACACTTCGGCGACACAACCGAGGGAGATCCCCGCTACCCCCACCAGCGACGGCCAATTCCACCGAAGAGGAGACTCCTGACCAGCAACGGCCAATCCCACCGATAGCGACACAACCGAAG ATGGTGCAACCGCAAGAACCTCATTTCTTCCAACCTTTGCTTCCTGGATTCCAGACTCACTTG ACAATACCCATTGTATTTTTCTCCAAGCACATCCAAGGGAAGACGAATGGGAACACATGGACACTAACATCCGACGCTATGGATCAAACATGGCAAGTGATACAAGAAGAGAGGCGACTCACCCGAGGTTGGAAGGAGTTCGCTGAGGCACATGACCTTCGAATAGGAgacattgtcatcttcaaacTCAAAGGTTCCATGGTCTTTCACGTCACTCCCTTTGGTCCGAGCTGCTGTGACATCCAGTACACATATCCCAACTCAATGGAAGAAGCCCATGACCACCAGAACAATA CAGGAACAGGGGCTAGGTTTTCTTACTCGTGGGACTACTGTTTTAAGGCTGAGGTCACGGATTCTAATGTCCGTGAAGACAAACTTGTGAGTGAAACGAGTGTTCTTTTGTGTACTTACACATCTTTATGTTGTTCTGACACATATGTTTATGTTCTTTTGTTGCAGAATCTCCCTGTGGGGGCTACTGGTTGTAATGCTCTGAACAAAGAATGCAAGAAGGCGAAACTAGTGAACATAGAGGGAAAGGCGTGGAATGTGTCAATGCGATTTAACGAATCAGGCGGCTTCTACTACATCAAAGGGTGGAGAAAGTTCTGTGCTGAAAACAAATGCCACATTGGAGACAGCTTTGTCTTCAATGTGGTTGGAGATGGGAACACTTTGCCATTGATGTGTGTCTGTTCTCCAAGTAAGGAGTGTCTTAAATCTGCAGGTGACATTGCTTCTTCCTCCCGGGTGAACTAG
- the LOC103848134 gene encoding kunitz trypsin inhibitor 2: MGNNKPLSFITLFLLVSAVAVSAGDEVEPVKDTNGNPLKSQTQYFIQPGSDKKGGGLVPASTDLTHLCPLGIVQTLLPFQPGLPVNFSNPSSQNDDVLTTNTDLIIEFQSPIWLCPSSKIWKVDTSSSSDKNYVTTGGSSSTRESFFRIKKYGNDESTYKLVHYESDSVIKGIGATTGFFGAPILVLNDDNDDKNVFPVKFREVDTSTENVFSKGLRMFPTF; encoded by the coding sequence ATGGGTAACAATAAGCCATTGTCATTCATCACTTTGTTCCTTCTCGTGTCAGCTGTTGCAGTATCGGCTGGAGATGAAGTGGAACCCGTCAAGGACACAAATGGAAACCCACTCAAGAGTCAAACCCAGTACTTCATCCAACCAGGTTCAGACAAGAAAGGAGGCGGTCTTGTCCCAGCAAGCACTGACTTAACTCACTTGTGTCCATTAGGTATTGTCCAAACACTCCTTCCATTTCAGCCAGGCCTTCCTGTAAATTTCTCCAATCCATCTTCCCAAAATGATGATGTATTGACAACAAATACCGATCTAATTATCGAATTCCAGTCTCCGATATGGCTCTGCCCTTCTTCAAAGATATGGAAAGTCGATACCTCCTCAAGTTCTGACAAGAACTATGTAACCACTGGTGGTAGCTCCAGCACGAGAGAGAGCTTTTTCAGGATTAAGAAATATGGAAACGACGAAAGCACTTACAAGCTAGTTCACTACGAGAGTGACTCGGTTATAAAAGGTATTGGTGCAACCACCGGTTTTTTCGGAGCACCCATTCTTGTTCTTAACGATGATAATGATGATAAGAATGTTTTTCCAGTTAAGTTCCGTGAGGTTGACACATCCACAGAGAATGTGTTTTCGAAGGGTCTTAGGATGTTCCCTACTTTCTAA